The window CGGGAGTTGACGGGCACGGCGTTGGACCACAACGCAGTCTTCGCCCAGGTCGAGCAGCGCTCGCACGGTGTGGGATCCGATGAAGCCGAAACCTCCGGTGACGAGGATCATCGCGTGTCCTTCCTGTAGCAATCCTGATCGTCAGCGGTGCCGACGATTCCGGCGAACGACCGCCGGGGGTATCTGCTGGAACATGAGCGGGCGGGCGTGGCCGAGCTGGGCGACGCCACGCTCGAACCGCTCGGCGTCGCCTCAGAGTTGGTCGGTGCCGGTCCGCCATGGCGGACCGGGCCTGCCGGCGCCCGTGAGGCTCGGAAGCAGGTTGCTTACTTGCTCTGCAGCTTCCCCAGCGGGTTGGGGTCTTCCTCCAGTGCGGCGGCCGCCGCCCGCCAGCCGGTGTCCTCGGGGTAGAGGGCGCTGCGCAGGAAGACCGTGGTGAGTTGCTGGATCAGGGCGACGCGTGCGGGGCTCTCGTCCGTCGTCTCGGCGACCTCGTACCCGGCGATTCCCCCGAGCGAGTGCTCGGCGCCGAGCAGCGTGAGCAGGCTCTTGCTTCCGGGGCTGCAGGTGTAGGGGTCGGTGAACCAGTCCGGTCCGCGAGTGGACAGGTGGGACTGGTCGTTGTCCCCGGCGACGATGAGAGCCGACGTGGTCATCCTGTCGAAGGACGGCCTCATGAAAGGGAAGTTCTCGGCGGCGAATGGGGTCAGGTCGTCGCCCAGGCCGGTCAACGCGAGCAGTACACCCGCCTTGACCCGGGCATCGGACATGTCCTCTCGGGGAACGCCATCGGAGTCCAGGACACGCGCACCCAGCAGCGTGCTCGCCGTCTGGGCTCCCCATGAGTGGCCGGCCACAGCGATGCGGTCGTGGTCGAGGCGCCCGGCGAGGCCCGGCGCGGAAGCTTCCAGAATGTCGAGTCCGTCCAGTACACACGTGAGGTCCTCGATGCGGAAGCGCCAGATCCGCGGCGTGCGGGGGTCCTCGGCGGCGAGGCCGAGCGTCCTGGAGTCGAGGTGGGTGGGCTGCAGGACCACAAAGCCGCGAGCGGCCCAGAAGTCCGCCAGCGGGGCGTAGCCGTTCATCGACCAGCCGAAGCCGTGCGAGAAGACGATGACGGGCAGATCTCCGCCGGTCGCGGGGGCGGACACGCGGACATGGAGGTCCTCACCGCGACCGGGGGCGGACAGGACGACCGGCTTCGCGGATACCACCGTGGTGGGCGCACCCGCCGTCTTCTGCGCGTTCGCGGTTTTCGAGTCGGGCATGGAAGTGCCTTCCGTTCGGTTCGGTGCCTTCGCACTCTCGGGTTCGGTGGGGCCGGCGGCCGGTGGCGCCGCAGGCCGGGCAGAGTGGGGAGCGAGGAGCGTTTCTCATGCGGAACCACATCGACGCGGGTGCCGACCTCGCGCGCTCTTCCCATCCGGGTGGAGCGTGATCGCGACAGCGGCCTGGTGTACCGCTCCCGGTTCTGCCATCATGAGCAAAACGGAACGTTGCTCCGTTAACAATACGGAGCACTGTTCCGCTTTGCAAGACCTACGGAAGGAGTGCCGCGGTGGACGACAGCGGCCAGGGCCCGGGAAGCTCAGCCAGGTCCAAGCGCAAGGACGCCCGGCGCAACCAGCAGACCCTGCTGGACGCGGCCGCCGCGGTCTTCGTCGCCTCGGGCGTGGAAGCGCCGGTGCGCGACATCGCGGCCAAGGCCGGCGTCGGGATGGGCACGATCTACCGTCACTTCCCCACCCGGGCGGACCTCGTCATCGCCGTCTACCGCCACCAGGTCGACGCCTGCGCCGAGGCCGGCCCGGCCCTGCTGGCGGCAAGCCCGACACCCCATGCAGCCCTGGGACGGTGGATCGACCTCTTCGTCGACTTCCTGGTCACCAAACACGGCCTGGCCGCCGCGATGCAGGGGGACGGCACCGGCTTCGAGACGCTGCACGCCTACTTCCTCGACCGCCTCCTGCCGGTGTGCACCCAGCTCCTCGAAGCTGCCGCTGCCTCGGGCGAGATCCACTCCGACCTGGACGCCTATCAACTCATGCGCGGCATCGGAAACCTCTGTATCGGTGCCGAGAGCGACCCGCGCTACGACGTGCGCCGACTGGTCGCACTCCTCGTCGCAGGACTACGCCGGCCGTGCTGACCGTGACGCTCCCGAATGACGGAGTCCTCACGTGAACGGTTCTGTCCCGGAGCGTGATCCTGGCCGGCGGTCGAGGACGCAGTCTCCGCAGAGGCCGGCGCCCGGGCACCGGTAGTAGAGGCAACAGCTGTTCCTGCGGAATGCCGGGGTGTGCGGAGTCCCGGTGGTCCGCAGGTCCGGGTGGTCGAAGAGTTCGGCGGCCAGGGTGCGGGCCCGGTGCGCTGCGTCGGGGCGATGGTGGGCCCGGGCCCAGGTGATCAGCTCGCGCAGCGCTCCGGCCAGGGCCGAACCCGCATTGCCCCACAGCAGCCGGGGTGCGATGTGTCCGTCCCGCTGGACCGCCGCCGCGAGCGGTACGAGATGGCCGTACTGGACGCACTCGCGGATGCGGTCCGCGGTGCCCGGGAGCGTGTCCGCGGAGTCGAGCCACAGGTCGTCCGGCGCGGAGTGCTGCGGATCCCAGTGGAGTGCCGCCGGGGTGAGATCCGGGAAGCGGCCGGAGAGGACGGCCGGTCCCAGGGCGATCGACCAGAGGCGGGCGGCCAGCCCCAGGTGCGCGACGGACGCGGCGACCCTGCGCTCGGGGGTACGGAGCCGGGCGGCAACGGTGTCGATGCGGGCCGTGAGCGGTGCCGTCTCCCCCGCGTACAGGAGGGCGAGCGAGCGGTGCGCGCCGCCGGGCACCGGTGTTCTGCGCAGGGCGAAGAATCCGCCCACCGACGCCGCCCCGGCCTGCTCCATGCGCTGCTCCTTCACGGGCTCCCCCGGCCACTCGTAGTGACGACCCGGCCACCCCTGGGCGCCGCGTCCCAACGTTCACCGTAGCCGCGGAGGTGATCGTCCTGAGTCTCGGCAGCGAGAGGACTACCGTCGGTAGGAGGACACAAAAACCACCCCCCTACTACCAAAGCAGTACGTCGGAACGCCGTCTCAGGGACGACGACGCGACGGCTTTGAAGGGCCATCGTGGTGTACATGAGCTTCCTTGCACTGTCCGTGCTGCTGTCACTGATCTCCGCGGTCGCCTACGCGGCCGGGGCGATAGTCCAGGAGCGCGTCGCCACGGCCGGAGACGGCCGTTCGTTCGCCCCTCTGCGCAACCGCGTCTGGTGGGTGGCGGTGGCGTTGAACGGTGTGGGTGCGGTGCTGCACGTGGTGGCGCTGGCGTACGGCCCGCTCAGCCTGGTGCAGCCGCTCGGCGCGCTGACGATCGTCTTCGCCCTGCCGATGGCTGCGCTCTTCGCACGCCGCCGGGCCAGGGCGACCGCCTGGCGTGGTGCGATCATGGCGACCGTCGGTCTGGCGGGTCTGCTCGCCCTGACCGGCAACAAGGAGTCGCACACCCTGGGCGGCTCCGAGCAGCTTATGCTCGCGACCGTGACGTTCGGTGGCGTGGCGCTGCTCCTCCTGATCGCGAAGGGCATGCGGCCACCGGTGGTACGGAGTGTGGTCCTGGCCGCGGCCGCCGGTGTCGCTTTCGGTATCGCGTCGGTCTTCACGAAGACGGTGGCGATGCAGTGGGCGTCCGGTTCGGTCGGCGCGGGGATGCCCGCGCTTGTGGTCATAGCGGCTCTGGCGTCGGCCGGGCTGCTGCTGTCGCAGTCCGCGTACCGGGGCGCCGGCCTGACCGCACCGCTGGCGACAGTGACCGTGGTGAACCCGGTGATCGCCTCGGCAGTCGGCATCACGTTGTTCGGTGAGCAGTTCCAGCACGGCACGGCGGGCGCGTTCCTGGCACTTGCCTGCGGTGTGGCTGCCGGGGGCGGGCTGATCATGCTGATGACGGAACGGCTGGGCACGGAGCAGCGCGAAGGACAGCAGGTGCTCCCGGCCGGTCCGGATGCCCCGGCGGTTGCCGCGGAGGGCGCCGGAGGCGCTGCGGAGGCCGAGCCCGCGCTGGTCGTTTCTCCTGAGCCCGGAAGGGCCACGGCCGTGGCCGTCGGGGCAGCCCCGCCCGCCGCTGCCGCAGAAACGCTTCCGGCACCGCTCCCGCTGACTGTCACGGTGCCGCTGGAGCGGCGGCGGGTGGGGCAGGTCGACTTCGGCTCCGCACAGCAGCCGCGCACCGGTTCGGGACGACGAGGTGCGTTTTCCGCCGAGGACGGTCAGGCCGGCGGTCCCCTGGAGCTGCACCGGACCGTTCAGACGTTGACGCCGCCCGCCCGGAGGTAGGACAGCGGATCGACGTCGGAGCCGTAGCCGGGCCCCGTACGGATCTCGAAGTGCAGGTGCGGTCCGGTGACATTGCCCGTGGAACCTGATCGGGCGATGCGCCGGCCGCCGCTGACGTGCTGGCCCTCGCGCACCAGCAGCGCGGACAGGTGCGCGTACTGGCTGTACTTGCCGTCGCTGTGCCGGATGACGATCTCGTAGCCGTACGCCCCCGCCCAGCCTGCCGAAACGACCGTGCCGGAGGCCACCGCCTTGGCCGAGGTGCCGGTGGGGACGGGGAAGTCGACGCCCGTGTGGTAGCCGCTCGCCCAGGAACCGGCCTGGTGGTACGCGGTGCCGACATGGGTCGCCGACACCGGCGCGACGAGCCCGGAGTCCTTCTCGGCCCGCTCGGTCTTCTTCGGCTGCGCCTTCGCGACCTGGTGCGGACTCGTCGACCGGTGACTCGGCTTCGCGGGCTGGTGCGGACGCGTCTTCTGCTTCGGCTCGGACGACCGGCTCGGCTTCGCGGCGGGCCTGGCTCCGCTCTTCGGGCCGTCCTGCGGGGTGTCGGACACATCCAGGGTGATCCGCTGGCCCGGGAAGATCAGATCAGGGTCGTCGCCGACAACCTTCCGGTTAGCCGTGTAAAGGCGCTGCCAGCCGCCTCGCACATGCTCGGTCGCCGCGATCCCGGAGAGGGAGTCGCCGCGCGCGACGGTGTACGAGTCGCGCTTGCCGGGCACCGTGGTCGGGGTGGCGGGCGCGGACGTCCTGTTCGCCTTCGGGTTCGCCTTCTTGGGCGTGGAGGTCGTTGCCGATGAGGCATCGACGGGACCGCCGGCCCGTTCCGACCGAGGCGTGATGTCGGGGGCGCCGCCGCCCCGCTTCAGCCCCGCTCTTACGGAGCAGGTCGGCCAGGCACCTGGGCCCTGTCCCTCCAGCACCTTCTCCGCGACGGTTATCTGCTGTTCCCTGGTGGCCAGATCGGCGCGTGGGGCATAGACCGTGCCGCTGTATGCCGCCCAGGTCGACCGGGTGAACTGCAGCCCGCCGAAGTAGCCGTTGCCCGAGTTGATGTGCCAGTTGCCGGTCGACTCGCAGGCGGCGACCTTGTCCCACACATCGGCCGATGCGGCGCCCGCCGAGGCGGCGGTGACGAGAGGGAGCGCGATGCCCGCGCCGCCCACCGTGACCGTGAGCGAGGCGCGGTTGATGCGGCTCGGCTGGTATCTGCGGTGTCGTCCGTTCGCGGCCATGACTTGGCTCCCCCACTGGCTGTAGGACACGTCGCAAGCGGTCAACTTATGGGCAGACAACGGGTGATGACAAGGCAGTGGCCGAGACCTGCCGGTCATGGGCGGATCGGGGAGCGCAGGCGGACCTCATGGTGCCGGGGTGCGGTGGCGGTTGCGTACGACGTCGGCCGCCGTGAGGAGCCGGGCCGCGGGCACGTCCGCCGCACGTCGGCTGCCGCCCCGTGTCAGGAATTCGGCCAGCGGGAGCGTCGCCGCGCCGAGGGTGACCGCGTCCGGGCCCAGCCGGCCCATCTCGATCGTGGTGCGGGCCGCCGGGTGCCGGAGCGCGTACTCCTGCGCGTGCCGACGGATGTCCGGAATCAGATGCGGTCCGATCAGCAACCCCGCCCAGCCGCCCAGCAGGATGCGTTCGGGCAGGAACAGGTTGACGAGGTCGGCCAGAGCCGCGCCCAGGCATTCGGCGGTCTCGTCGAGGATGGAGAGCGCGACCGGGTCGGGATCCGGGCCGTCGGCATCGGGGTACGCGGCGGCCAGGAGCGCTGCCAGCGCGGTTTCGTCGTCGGCGTCGCGGGGCAGCGGACCGCCCGCCTCGTGCCAGCGTTCGCGCATGGCCTGCGCACCCGCGTACGCCTCCAGGCAGCCGATGGACCCGCAGCGGCAGCGGCGGCCACGAAGCTGCACCGTCGTGTGGCCCCATTCCAGCGCCGTGCTGCTGCGGTCCTCGTCGAGGATGTCGCCGCGGTTGACGCAGGCACTGACACCCGATCCGAACAGGGCGATCACGGCAGCCTCCGTGCCGCGTCCGCCGCCGAACCACATCTCGGCCTGGCCCAGCGTCTTCGCGCCGTTGTCGATGAACAGCGGAACGTCGAGCGGTACGTCGACCGCGTCGCGCAGCAGCCGTTCGAAGGGGACATCGCGCCAGCCGATCGTCTGACCGTGCACAACGGCGCCGACTTCGCCCGGTGCGCCAGGCGCCTCACCAACGGCCCCTTCTCGGCCGCCCCGTTCGACGATGCCCGGTACCCCGATACCGATGCCGAGCAGCCGTCGCGCGTCCGCTCCCGCTTCCCGCAGCACGTCCGTCACGCCGCTGCCGACATGGTCGACGATGCGCTCGACGTCGTAGCCGTCCTGGGCCAGCGGCCGTTCCGTGCGGGCGAGTTCGGTCAGCGACAGGTCGAAGATCTCGACACGGACCCGGGTCTCGCCGATGTCGATGCCGATGAGAAGTCCCCCGCCGGGCGCCACGCGCAGCAGCGTGCGTGGTCGGCCGCCGTCGGAGCCGACGATGCCGGCCTCCTCCAGGAGGCCCTCCGCGGCAAGCTCGGCGACGACGTTGCTGACGGATCCTGAACTCAGCCCGGTGGCGGGGCCGAGCTCCTGGCGGCTCAACGGCCCGTCGAAGTAGAGACGTTGCAGCACACGCGCTCGATTGGCCCGCCGCAGGTCGCGCACGGTCCGTCTGGTGCGCTCGACCATGTTTTCCTTCCCTTCACGGAATCAAGCCCGGCGGCCGGGCGCGGAACGGGTGCGGCCGCCCCGTTCAGCAGATGCCCCGCAGCAGAGGACCGGAGTCGCTCACCTTGCAGTGGATCGCCCCGGGTACTTCCGGACGGCCGGTGCGGGTCGAGGTCCGCTCATCCATCGTTCTCCCCCTCCCCGCCCCGCTGTGCGGACGGCCAACGCTCCAGCACGACGTGCAGCGCCTCGACGCACTGCTGCCAGGACGCCTGCACGTCGCGGGGGGCACCGAAACCGCCGCTGGCCTCCAGAGCGCTGTAGCCGTGGAAGGTGCTGCGCAGCAGCCGTACGGCGTCCGTGAAGTCGGGTTCGGTCAGGTCGTAGGCGCGCAGCATCGCGTAGATGATCTCGATGGTGCGGTGGTACGCGGTGGACCCGGCGACGACGGTGGGATCGAGCCGGATCTGGGTCGCCGCGTACCGGCCCGGCCGTTCCAGCGCGAAGGTGCGGTAGGCATCGGCGAACGCGACGAGTGCGTCCTTTCCGGCCCGTCCGGCGATCGCCGTGCCGAGTCGGTCGGCGAACTCCCCCGCGGCCAGCAGCGCGACCCGGATGCGCAGGTCCTGCACGCTCCTGACGTGGGAGTACAGGCTGGCGTCCTTCACCCCGAAGCCGCGTGCCAGCGCGGATACGGTGACCTTGTCGAGACCGATGGAGTCCGCCAGATCGGCCGCCGCCTCCACCACGCGATCGGTCGTCAGACCAGCGCGAACCATCCGCCACCTCCACCGGAGCAAGAGGCCCTAGGCTACTACCTAGGGCCTCTAGACACTCCGGTCATACGCAGGCGCCGACGCTCACCGACTGTCTACTGCTCGAAGGTGTCGGGGACGGACAGCCAGTCCCATCGGTCGACCGGCCAGACGACGGTGAACGCACGTCCCACCACGTCGTCGACGGGTACCGCACCGCCACCCGGCTTGTTCCGGTGGTAGCGCGAGTCCGCCGATGCCTGGCGGTGGTCCCCCATCACCCAGATGTGTCCCTGCGGAACAGTGATCTTGAATTCGGCATCCGAGCTGCAGGGGGTGTTGCCGGGGAAGACATAGGGCTCGTCGAGGGCCTGGCCGTTCACCTTGACCGGGCCGGTGCCCTTGCACTCGACGGTGTCTCCCCCCACCCCGATCACGCGCTTGATCAGGTCCTTCTCGTCCGCCGACGGCATCAGGCCGATGAAGGACAGCACTTCCTGCACCGGGTTGGCGTGCGAAGTCGGGTCGGACGGCAGCCAGTTGTCCGGGTCGTGGAAGACCACGACCTCCCCCCGCTCCGGCTGCGCCCCGAACCAGGGCGTGAGCTTGTCGACCAGCACACGGTCCCCGCGCTGCAGCGTGTTCTGCATGGAGTCCGAGGGGATCGAGAAGGCTTGGGCCAGAAACGTCTTGATGAGCAGCGCCAGCACCAGCGCAATACCGATGAGCAGGGGCAACTCCACCCAAAAAGACTGTCGTTCATTCTTCCGAGGGCGCTGCTCGGCAGGGGGCTCGCCCTCTGCGTCGCTCGAATCGCGCGCTCCGACCTCTGCTTCTGTCACGCCGCCCCCCGCTTCGTCGCGGCGCGCCTCGAACGGCTGCCGCACGCCCCGTCCGCAACCCTTGTGAGGTCGGACCAGTTGTCAGTGCTTCGCGACCACTCTATGGGCAACACGCTTCGGGTTTTAGCCGTCCCGACCAGGCGTACTGTGCTGTGGATCTTCCGTACCGTCGCCTCCGGCACCTCGCCGACCGCCGCTCGCGCCGGCGGACGTCCGGCGAGGGAGCCCCCGGAGTTCCTGACGGCGACTGCGGTGGCCTTGCCGCCCCCGTGAAAGGGCGGCGGCACCGGCCCCGGCGGGTTCCTGCCACTCGGTGATCCAGAAGTCGCCGGGCAGCGGAAAGGAGGGCGCGCAGGCACGGTGGAAGAGTCGGACATCGAGACATGTGGAGGCGCCATGAACCACGACGACGGCGCACCGGTACTGCGCTGCCTGGTGACCGGTGCGACGGGCTACATCGGGGGACGGCTGGTCCCCGAGCTGCTCGATGCCGGGCACAGCGTGCGCTGTCTCGCCCGTACGCCTGAGAAGCTGCGGGACCACCCCTGGGCCGCCCGGGCCGAGGTGGTCCGCGGTGATGTCGTGGACCCGGAGTCGCTGGGGTCGGCCATGCGGGGTGTGGACGTCGCCTACTACCTGGTGCACGCGCTCGGCAG is drawn from Streptomyces sp. NBC_01717 and contains these coding sequences:
- a CDS encoding (2Fe-2S)-binding protein: MEQAGAASVGGFFALRRTPVPGGAHRSLALLYAGETAPLTARIDTVAARLRTPERRVAASVAHLGLAARLWSIALGPAVLSGRFPDLTPAALHWDPQHSAPDDLWLDSADTLPGTADRIRECVQYGHLVPLAAAVQRDGHIAPRLLWGNAGSALAGALRELITWARAHHRPDAAHRARTLAAELFDHPDLRTTGTPHTPAFRRNSCCLYYRCPGAGLCGDCVLDRRPGSRSGTEPFT
- the lepB gene encoding signal peptidase I gives rise to the protein MTEAEVGARDSSDAEGEPPAEQRPRKNERQSFWVELPLLIGIALVLALLIKTFLAQAFSIPSDSMQNTLQRGDRVLVDKLTPWFGAQPERGEVVVFHDPDNWLPSDPTSHANPVQEVLSFIGLMPSADEKDLIKRVIGVGGDTVECKGTGPVKVNGQALDEPYVFPGNTPCSSDAEFKITVPQGHIWVMGDHRQASADSRYHRNKPGGGAVPVDDVVGRAFTVVWPVDRWDWLSVPDTFEQ
- a CDS encoding transglycosylase family protein gives rise to the protein MAANGRHRRYQPSRINRASLTVTVGGAGIALPLVTAASAGAASADVWDKVAACESTGNWHINSGNGYFGGLQFTRSTWAAYSGTVYAPRADLATREQQITVAEKVLEGQGPGAWPTCSVRAGLKRGGGAPDITPRSERAGGPVDASSATTSTPKKANPKANRTSAPATPTTVPGKRDSYTVARGDSLSGIAATEHVRGGWQRLYTANRKVVGDDPDLIFPGQRITLDVSDTPQDGPKSGARPAAKPSRSSEPKQKTRPHQPAKPSHRSTSPHQVAKAQPKKTERAEKDSGLVAPVSATHVGTAYHQAGSWASGYHTGVDFPVPTGTSAKAVASGTVVSAGWAGAYGYEIVIRHSDGKYSQYAHLSALLVREGQHVSGGRRIARSGSTGNVTGPHLHFEIRTGPGYGSDVDPLSYLRAGGVNV
- a CDS encoding DMT family transporter, translated to MVYMSFLALSVLLSLISAVAYAAGAIVQERVATAGDGRSFAPLRNRVWWVAVALNGVGAVLHVVALAYGPLSLVQPLGALTIVFALPMAALFARRRARATAWRGAIMATVGLAGLLALTGNKESHTLGGSEQLMLATVTFGGVALLLLIAKGMRPPVVRSVVLAAAAGVAFGIASVFTKTVAMQWASGSVGAGMPALVVIAALASAGLLLSQSAYRGAGLTAPLATVTVVNPVIASAVGITLFGEQFQHGTAGAFLALACGVAAGGGLIMLMTERLGTEQREGQQVLPAGPDAPAVAAEGAGGAAEAEPALVVSPEPGRATAVAVGAAPPAAAAETLPAPLPLTVTVPLERRRVGQVDFGSAQQPRTGSGRRGAFSAEDGQAGGPLELHRTVQTLTPPARR
- a CDS encoding TetR/AcrR family transcriptional regulator, which produces MDDSGQGPGSSARSKRKDARRNQQTLLDAAAAVFVASGVEAPVRDIAAKAGVGMGTIYRHFPTRADLVIAVYRHQVDACAEAGPALLAASPTPHAALGRWIDLFVDFLVTKHGLAAAMQGDGTGFETLHAYFLDRLLPVCTQLLEAAAASGEIHSDLDAYQLMRGIGNLCIGAESDPRYDVRRLVALLVAGLRRPC
- a CDS encoding TetR/AcrR family transcriptional regulator; this translates as MVRAGLTTDRVVEAAADLADSIGLDKVTVSALARGFGVKDASLYSHVRSVQDLRIRVALLAAGEFADRLGTAIAGRAGKDALVAFADAYRTFALERPGRYAATQIRLDPTVVAGSTAYHRTIEIIYAMLRAYDLTEPDFTDAVRLLRSTFHGYSALEASGGFGAPRDVQASWQQCVEALHVVLERWPSAQRGGEGENDG
- a CDS encoding alpha/beta hydrolase family protein, whose protein sequence is MPDSKTANAQKTAGAPTTVVSAKPVVLSAPGRGEDLHVRVSAPATGGDLPVIVFSHGFGWSMNGYAPLADFWAARGFVVLQPTHLDSRTLGLAAEDPRTPRIWRFRIEDLTCVLDGLDILEASAPGLAGRLDHDRIAVAGHSWGAQTASTLLGARVLDSDGVPREDMSDARVKAGVLLALTGLGDDLTPFAAENFPFMRPSFDRMTTSALIVAGDNDQSHLSTRGPDWFTDPYTCSPGSKSLLTLLGAEHSLGGIAGYEVAETTDESPARVALIQQLTTVFLRSALYPEDTGWRAAAAALEEDPNPLGKLQSK
- a CDS encoding ROK family transcriptional regulator; amino-acid sequence: MVERTRRTVRDLRRANRARVLQRLYFDGPLSRQELGPATGLSSGSVSNVVAELAAEGLLEEAGIVGSDGGRPRTLLRVAPGGGLLIGIDIGETRVRVEIFDLSLTELARTERPLAQDGYDVERIVDHVGSGVTDVLREAGADARRLLGIGIGVPGIVERGGREGAVGEAPGAPGEVGAVVHGQTIGWRDVPFERLLRDAVDVPLDVPLFIDNGAKTLGQAEMWFGGGRGTEAAVIALFGSGVSACVNRGDILDEDRSSTALEWGHTTVQLRGRRCRCGSIGCLEAYAGAQAMRERWHEAGGPLPRDADDETALAALLAAAYPDADGPDPDPVALSILDETAECLGAALADLVNLFLPERILLGGWAGLLIGPHLIPDIRRHAQEYALRHPAARTTIEMGRLGPDAVTLGAATLPLAEFLTRGGSRRAADVPAARLLTAADVVRNRHRTPAP